The DNA sequence GACACACCGATACTCTCCACAACAGATTTTGAATGAATGTACTACTACCCAAATTCACTTAATCATTCATGCCACATCTTTAAGGGCAATTGCGAAACAAAGCACTGTTTGCCAGTTGGGTTGACTCGCATCCATGACATTTGTGTGAACCCGTTGACATTTCTACGAATACAaaaaagtggcaaaaaaaaagtattccTCTAATTTGTCCCATCaatattttaaacatgtttacagattCTTTTGACATCCAAAGGTCTGGCAGTTTGTAGGGACAACAGGTTGTTAAATGTTTCACATCAAAGTCATTAACCTTAAAATGCAGATACATTTGGTAAAGGCTTTTCTTTTGAACTATGAATGTAAGAAATATCAGTACAAACTAAACTTGGAAATTAGCTTTTCAGAGACGAGTGCAGATTGCAAGATTTTAGGATTGTACTTAAACCATGGAAATTCTAGTAAGTGTATTTACATGGATGGGTCAATGTTCAGGAAGGACCAGTTCATGGCAAGGCAAAATAAGCAAGATAAATAAGTTCAACAAGGGCAATGCACCTTTTGATCCTAAAAAAGCAGATATAATGCCAACAAGGACTGAAAGTAAACTTTCAGCTTTAAACAAGCCAGAAAAAGTTCTTTGACTGTTCACCAGTTTTAGATCAccccccagacacacacacacacacacacaaaatgcaatCCTCAGATGAAACTGAAATTTCCTATGATTACttgtggaaaagaaaaaaaaaccaaaaactctTGATAGTCTCAAGTTTCAACTGTTTATTCACATTGAAGGCAACTCATTATGGCTTCCAATTTCCAACTTCTCTCTGAATAGGTTGGTTCAGTCCTGCAAGAGACACACATTAGTACCAAAGATTGGGTtagaagtttttaaaaaaaaatccacaaacaTACCCTTTGCTTGGTCGTCAGCTGTGGAGCTCCTCCGTTTAAATGACGTTCCAGGAACAAGAGGTTGAATCCTTTGGCCAGAGCCCAGGGGTGTCATAGGCCTCCAGAAGCCTTTGAATTTTGGATTTAAATGTGTTGTGCTGACAGAGGGGTCCTGGGGCAAAGGTGCAAAATGAGGGCCATTCGAAGAGTAAAATGGTACATCTGAGTTATCACCAGACCTTGGCATGTAGTTGACTTTAGGGAAGGGACTGGATATTTCCTTCCCTGGCTGTTTGGGGTGTTGAGGTTTTTCATGTGGGGGCTTTGAATTCTCAGGATGTTGGGGTTTACCGCTGTGTTGCCTTGCAGGATTTTGTGCCAGGAAGTCTGCATCACCAGCTGGGTATTTGAAATGGAGTGGAGATTCATTTAGCCTGTTGGGCTCCCTACCTGGTGGGCCATGCTGTAGCAGCACATAACTCTTTGGGTCAGAATAGGGGTGCACAGTCTGTTCAGGTTTAGGGGATTTCCTTGAGGCATTCCAAGATGGCTGCAAGGGGTTGGGGGTTGTTGACTTGTCTTGAGTTTTTGATTGATCATCTTGAAGCATGTAGTATGGGATCAGAAAAGGATCAAGTTCACTTTGGACTTTAGGAGGCATTGGCTCTTTAGAGTCACTGGGATTTTGGTTAGATGGTTGTAGTTCCTTCGCTGTCGGCtgattttgctgctgttgtagATACTGACCATTATAAGGCATGAAACTGGCCGGTAGTTGGCTGTTTTGCTGCTTTGGTGGCTGTAGGTTATGTGGCTCATACTGTAGCAATGGATTTACTGGGTCACTTCCTGGAGTCTGTGGTTTAGAGGGCATATTGTAGTGAGCTGGTGGTTGGTGTTGTGGTGAGTTTTGCAGCAGATATGGCCAGTTAGGATACAGTGAGTTTGGGACAATATAAGGGTAAATTGGCTGCTCAGGTTTGTTAGGCATGCTGAGAATATTGAGTACAGCAGGGTTGCCATCTGGTGGCTGCTTCTCCTTTCCATATGGAAGGGACTGAGATGAAGTAGGTGCAGAGGTGGAAGTTGTGGTAGCTTCAGTTGGCATTTGAAAAGGAGGAGCAGAACTCAAGCCATTGCCAAACCCATTATACACCTTTGAAGGGAGGAATGGCAGTAATGGATAGTGTAAAGGTGCATTTTCACTGCCAATACCAGCAGGAACAATTTGATGTAGATGTTGATGAAAAGCAATTTGTGGACAGCAATTAGAAAATCCAAGTGGGCAAAACTGAGGGCAGTAGACAGGTGGCATATATGGAGTCTCTGGTTGAGGGTCTTGTGGATAAGCAggtttttgttcttgtccctTAGGAGTTTCTGTTGCTGGGGGCTTTGGAACAGCAGCTGGCTGATATTCAGGGGCTGGCTGACGGTAGAAGGGGTAGAATGGCTTGTGTACTTGGCCCTGAGGGGCTTCAGGCTGTGGAGGTTTTGGAGCAGTAGTTGGCTTTTCTGGCTGAGGGTAGAAAGGGAAGGGGTAGGGGTAGAATGGTTGCTGTACTTGGCCCTGAGGGGCTTCAGGCTGTGGAGGTTTGGGAGCAGCAGTTGGCTTTTCAGGCTCTGGCTGACGGTAGAAGGGGTAGGGGTAGAATGGTTGCTGTACTTGGCCCTGAGGGGCTTCAGGCTGTGGAGGTCTGGGAGCAGCAGTTGGCTTTTCTGGCTCTGGCTGAGGGTAGAATGGCTGCTGTACCTGGCCCCGAGGAGCTTCTGGCTGTGGAGGTTTTGGAGCAGCAGTTGGCTTTTCTGGCTGAGGGTGGAAGGGGTAGGGGTAGAATGGTTGCTGTACTTGGCCCTGAGGGGCTTCAGGCTGTGGAGGTTTTGGAGCAGCAGTTGGCTTTTCTGGCTCTGGCTGAGGGTAGAAGGGAAAGGGGTAGGGGTAGAATGGTTGCTGTACTTGGCCCTGAGGGGCTTCAGGCTGTGGAGGTTTGGGAGCAGTAGTTGGCTTTTCTGGCTGAGGGTAGAAGGGAAAGGGGTATGGGTAGAGTGGTTGCTGTACTTGGCCCTGAGGGGCTTCAGGCTCAGGTTTTGGAGCAGCAGTTGGCTTTTCAGGCTCTGGCTGAGGGTAGAAGGGGTAGGGGTAGGATGGCTGCTGTACTTGGCCCTGAGGGGCTTCAGGCTGTGGAGGTTTTGGAGCAGCAGTTGGCTTTTCAGGAACTGGCTGAGGGTAGAAGGGGTAGGGGTAGGATGGCTGGTGTACTTGGCCCTGTGGGGCTTCGGGCTCAGGAGGTATTGGAGCAATAGTTGGGTTATCTTTGCCCTCTCTTGCAACAGGCACTACTGGTTGGGCTGGCCAGGGATAAAATGGTGAAGGAATGAATGGTTGGGGCACTTGTCCCTTGGGAGTCACCGGCAGCTTTGCAGGAGGGACAGTTTGTGGGGATGGCTGTACAGTAGGTGCAGGATTCATGTTTGGTTTTCCAGGAAAGGGGTAAAAGAAATTGGGGTAGGAAGGTAATGGAGGATGATAAACATCCTTTGGCTCTTGATTTGGTTTTTTGCTCGGTGCTTCTGGAATCTTCGGCACCTGGAGAACAGATTGTGCTGGATTTTTCAGAGAAGGGGTGGAGGGATGCTCCACTTTGCCAGGCTTTTTGGGCTGTTCAGTTTGAGCTGGTGACAGTGATGGACAGGAAATTTGGATTTCTCCATCTCCAGCCAATTCAAGGGTGTACATTCCATCCTGAAACACAGAAGTTGAAATTAtacttaaatttaaaaaaaaaaagggggggggggggggggggtctgtaGATTCAAATTTGTACTATACCTTTTTCTCCAGGCAGGGTGCATAGTGAACAGAGATGACCACACCTTCAGGATGTACAACCACACTGAAcccacatctgggtgatgcctTCATCAGTGGCTCCCAGTTGCCATTCACTGTTGCGCAATACAATAAAACAGACAGTCACAGGGCAAAAATTTCTTTCcctcaaaataaattaaatgccaATGAGCCATGTTGTCATAACTTGCTACGCTGCAGATATCCGTTCTCCAACTTCTGTAACAGCTACTATTAACTTGATTAGAGGCCCATCTAATCCATCTATCACTGGACAAACTGAAGCAGCTTCAACACCCTCAGTAATCCAAGTTTAGCCCCATCACTTAAGACTCAGGAAATCAAACTTTAGAAAAACTGAGAAGTTATGGAATCAAGTAGTTTCCTGAAAGACTGAACAGAAAATATGCCAACTGATCCTTTGCTAAGCCCTGCCGACAAGCTGTTGGAGTAGTaaggagcccacactgtaactaactacAGTCCCTGAAGAAttaatcatatttttggaaaaatgaaatagtgattccagagataagcagacagaggggtctacagtctgtgtttgaagaatatatccaggatgtcaaagtgactcagcagcaactacaggttaaaaagacaaagacagttagaagctaaagctgaactataggctacagatcagtgtaaaagtgaaccaccacattaCTGCTGATTGACACAGAAGATAATGAATAttaagggaaactttgctgatattgaacgaGCTGTGTGGCATCATTGAGTGCAGAATGGCATTTAGTTTCGCCCATGTGCCACTACCAGCACCTGGATGAGAAGGGATCTCTGGGGGAAGTCAAGCAATGTTCATACTTTGAGTAGGCtacatcttcagtagctagctagacCACCctacttttcagggtttgattttggaacagggagaaaatatttttccaacctctccaggtagcAAGTATGATTAATACATGacatgccccaggcacaacatttagctccaaatccacaaaccCAGCCTGAATATGCAGGAAAtatgaaacgactgcattagctATTGAGCACAGCCATGTTGGTGTCTGACCCTGGTCAACTTAATGTCACTGCCCAGAAAATTTTATGTTGCATCATTGCCTGGGGTGTGCTTTGTACTGAAGAGTTTCAGAGACTTTACCCACTGTAATCATTCCAACATTGAGTAGAAGGAACACAACCAAACTGGTGTAGCCATCATTTGTTACACCTTTCACAGCAGTTATGCCTTTAAGGTTGACTTATCCTGAAAAgttaagaaaaacacaaacttacATTTTAAGTGAAGGTCAGCAACAGAGACCGTCCATGTTGTTTTCACAACCATGCCCACAGCGTGGCAGGTGACCATCGGAGGGTTAGGTGAAGACTGCCTCGTCAAAGGGCATGACATCCTCACTGGTAACCCACACCAACGTAATGGAAGAATGTAGCTATCCTCCTAAAACCAGGAAGAAAATGTTAGAAGTGTACATGGTTCAGGTTGTGCAGTGCTTTCAGAGAAAGGCATCTCACCTCAAGAGCGACAAAGCAACCATCGTAAGGTGCGACCAAGACCAAATCTCTCCGTGTTGACTTGATAGTGTATCCGCAGCTTGATGGCAACTTGGACAGAGGCAGGGGTGACATGCGACTTCCTGAGCAATTAAAGCAACAGAAAGGAggaattaacaaaaaaaagtgcacGAAACTGCTTTGCAAACTCTCGAGTATTGTGTGCAATATAAAGGCACTTGTGACTCCATGAGACTTACCTCTGTCCACAAAGAACAGAGATCCACAGGTAGAGGCAGCATCTTGAACCTGAAGCTTCATGGAGTCTCCTGTGCATTCAACCTTTGGTTCCATTCTAAGGAGTCGTTCCACTACTGCGCTGTATGTCTCCGAATTTGGCCTTGAAACGCCACTAACCTGTCCTTTGGGTTGCTTGGGCTCCCCCCAAcctttcaaaaaattcaaatacGTACACCACTGTTATAGTGATACACACATTCAACTACAAGCCTTAAGGTGAAAAAGGTGTTCAATGAATGCATAGGACTTCAAAATATTAAGTCACAATTAACAGTATTTCATGCAGGATTGCAATAAGAATTTCACTTCTACATACCCATGTCTTCTTGGTAATCTGTATCAACATCCAGAACGTTTTCAGTGGCCTTTGTTCCTTTGAGTTCATCAGCTTGCAATGAATTTTGCCCAATTAAGAGTCTTCCATGGCGCAGATCACCTCCTTCAGCTTGACCTTTGCTAAGTGTCGAGTTTCCTCTTAATTTATCCAATGCTTTAAGCCTTGTCAGTCTTGTGCAATGGCAAAATGAACTAGCAACCACTAAAATTCCTAAACATAGTAAATTCTTATTGCCCCCGCTTTCTCCACACGCCATTGGAACAAAGAAAACGCCCTGCACACAGCACAGGCAGAGAGCCTCAGAAGTGTGCTGCAAATGCTGAATTCTCCTCTTCACAGGCACTTTTAGAGACAGAGCAGAAGGTGAGGTCTGGTCCTAATCAAACACCTGAGCACAGCAGGTGTTGTCAATACAGCAGTTAAGGGCCAGGTGTTCATTGGTGGACCTCACCTTCCCACACAAGCACTTACCACAGTTTGACCACAAGTAGTACTAAATGTAGAGGACTACAGTCTTCCCAAGGTTCTCAGGCTTAATTAGGGACTGTTGTTTACTTATCaaggtggctggggtgtgatttttttttttttttttttttttggatcctCCTTGAAGCTACAAAAAAATTTTCTTGAGCCTCCCTGCGTGACTGGagaaaaatgcatgaccctccctcctccataAATTAGTTGttggatttttaaaaacataccctttaatgtttgaaagttgaaagttaaaagttgaaaccaaaatcctggagttgaataAAGCCTCATTTTGCACTCTTTGGTTCGTCCTAACggtttattttttgtactttttttgcagacgaaagtgattttgatgaaatatcactaatTTAAGCTCAGATATGTGAATGTTATTTCTGATGGAAGCATTTGTCCCACATATTGTGTTTAGGGACTGTTGGAAATTTGAAAAACCAATGGTAATTTCTTGTTTACAGTTTCTGGTTATGAtgagggcagcacggtggtgtggtggttagcactctcgcctcacagcaagagggttgccggttcgatcccgggcatgggagcccttctgtgcggagtttgcatgttctccccgtgtcagcgggggttctctccgggcactccggcttcctcccacagtccaaagacatgcagattggggactaggttaattgataactctaaattgtccgtaggtgtaaatgtgagtgtgaatggttgtttgtctctatgtgtcagccctgcgatagtctggcgacctgtccagggtgtaccctgcctctcgcccgatgtcagctgggataggctccagccccccccccgcgacccacaagaggatgaagcggttagaagatgaatgaatggttATGATGAATGGTGTagtattggtgatttttttttttttggcatgttttcctacaaaaatgcTGTGTTGTGCATTGTAGcattatacacatatttttagatTTCTAACTTTACAAGctagttttatgttttatacatTGTACCGTGGTATAAAGCACATATTTTCATTACACACTTTACATACTCACATTATACACAttttatatctttaaatattGAACATACTAGTGGCAGCaaggtgatgcagtggttagcattgtcacctcacagcaagagagttcctggttcaaaccccatggtgggggagcccttctgtgcagagttcgcatgttctccctgtgtcagcgtgggtactctggcttcctcccatagtccaaagacaaattgtccataggtgtgaatgtgagtgtgaatggttgtctgtctctatgtgtcagccctgtgatagtctggtgacctgcccagggtgtaccctgcctctcacccagtgtcagccgggataggctccagcccccctgcctGCTACATGCATTACTTCTTTCAAGAtaaatttctgttttcatgGGAAATTTACTGTTAACATAccttctctttcaaaataaagcactaTGACAGTACAACAATgcatttgaccttttttttccctccaaaaagtaatgcacgtggttaggttcaggaaaacaaaaacagggtttggctttggaaTCTTATggatgcaaacactgctctcctgcgtgaaggtttgtgtttgttggacccatccaccacccctcccacttaccctacttggacttttgcagCCTTAACTTTggttcttgtcctgctgcatttccgcAACGCCACCAGACCGGCCATGTaccatgccgacgttaaaggacgccttttttcatcactgtctgatgccgcaagtcactgcccaaatgccagattttgatgacttctgACTGAGACTGTGTTGGCtcctcccctaagccaaaataaaaaacacaagtctctccccagtgcttaaaaattacCTTCCCCCCAAATAACAAACAGCCCCTTATCATATTTGTCCTGGGGCTTTCAGTCatacaatttgaatttgcttaAGCCTACATCTGTTTAGCCTTCTTcaccctgtaaaaaaaaaaaaaattcacatagaaaagtatgtcataaaaatatatttaaaaaaatggctAGCAATAGGCTAATTTGTCCTGACAAACAATGTAGGCAGTTAACATGTTATTGTTTCTATGGCTGTCTTTTTCAAGCCTAACTGAGTGCCAAATGGACATGCGACACTTTGAACTTATTGTCATATATGGGTGTAAAGCCTTAACAAGCCACTGTTGAGCCTGTTGTCACAAACTCATGCCGTACAGCCAACTTCATTTTTAATTCTGGGGTCTATCGCATGAATTATTaccaataaaatgttttcatgtgtttttttgttttggtttggttttgacTGAGAGGAATCCAGGAGAGATCACCAGGCCCACTGTGTGCCTTGCTAATACCCAGAACAAGATGATGTCCAAAGGCCTCCATGTATGTTTTGACAAATTATTCCAGCAGATTATAGATGGCTCtattatttgtaaaaaaaaaaaacaaacaaaaaaaaaaaacacaaagtaacTCACCTTTTACTTACTTACATATCTAATTGAATACTTGTACACTCATGCAGTAGTGATTTAattaagaaaaaacagaaaaagaagttGAAGAACTGTCTGGCAAAAAGGCACTTTTTCTAGTCAGAGGCTAAAAGGGAAGGTGCTTGAGCGCCACCTGGGGTCTGTCTGTGCACATGCCTGCCTTATGGGCCCTCCCTTGACCCAGGGCTAGGACAGCTACTTTGTACTGTAGTAACAGAGCTCTCTGTGGTAGTCCAGGAACTAGACTATCATTTCATTGTCGTGTTTTTATTCTTATACTTAcaatctctttctctgtgtgtatctgtgtttgtatgtgttgtgtAATGAGCTACTGGGTGCCTTAATTTCCCtcaggattaataaagtatctatctatctatctatctatctatctatctatctatctatctatctacctacctacctgccTACCTACCAATCGATCTATGCATCGATCTATGAATGTATTTAtcttctatctatctatgcaTCCATATATCTATCTTCTATTGATCTGTCTATCTTTtatctatgtatctatctatcctCTATCAATCTGTCttctatgtatgtatgtatgtatgtatgtatctatctatctatgtatcGATCTatgaatctatctatctatgtattTATCTTCTATCGATCTGTCTTCTATCTATAAATCTGTCTGACCGTTTTTGTATCGATCTATGTATCTTCTATCAATGCATCCATGTATCTTCTATCGATCTGTCTTCTATCTTCtatctatgtatctatctatcctcttttaatctatctatctatctatgtatctACCTATGaatctatgtatgtatgtatgtatgtatgtatgtatctatctatctatctatctatctatctatctatctatctatctgtctattcGATAATTGATCATTATCTATCTTCTATCGATCTATCTTCTATCTTTTATGTATCTATGAATCTATCTATGcatctatgtatgtatgtatgtatctacctacctacctatctatctgtctatttGATAATTGATCATTATCTATCTTCTATCTATCTTCTATGtatctatgtatctatctatctatcacctacctacctacctatctgtCTATTCGATAATTGATCATTATCTATCTTCTATCTATCTTCTATCTTTTATGTATCTATGAATCTATCTATGcatctatgtatgtatgtatgtatgtatctacctacctacctacctacctacctgtCTATTCGATAATTGATCATTATCTATCTTCTATCTATCTTCTATCTTCTATGtatctatgtatctatctatctacctacctacctacctacctgtCTATTCGATAATTGATCATTATCTAtcttctatctatctatcttctattttctatgtatctatgtatctatctatctatgtatctatctatctatcacctacctacctacctacctatctatctgtctattcGATAATTGATCATTATCTAtcttctatctatctatcttctatgtatctatgtatctatctatgtatctatctatctatctatctatcacctacctacctacctacctacctacctagcGACCGACCTACCGATCTatctatgtatgtatttatCTTCTATCGATCTGTCTcgaacttttttcttttcttttcttttcagaatgactctacaaaaaaaaataaattgaaaagtCAGTAGTTTATTCCTCCAGTCAATTGTATCTATCTCCAGTGAATTGTCATCTCTCCTTTAGTGTAAGGTTGGCACCTAAATTATATTTGATAgtggaatatttttttttgtatttattctgaATCCATGAGTTATGGACAACTTTAACCTAAGTGTGTTTtataacttttttaaaaagtgctcATGTCCACAACTTGAATGTCTGACACTACTGGAGGAGGCAGAGTACCTTCAGAGTAATTACCTCCCCATCAATGACAGCCTGCAGTCTATTAAAAATGTGGTTCATCCTCCTCCATCTTTCTGCAAAGAAACAATTGGTAGGCTGGTTATTTCTGGTGTTCAGTAAAAGTCAGATCCATAGGGAGACGAACTACATCCCCCCCGACACAGAGGTTCTCCCATCAGAGAATAGTGGAGTCTGTTAGTTCAGAGAAGGAATGGTCTATGAGTGGTGCTTCACTGAGAGTGTATGTCCTCTTGAGACCTGAACTTTGGTTTGGTATGCatgtttaatttctcctagatatttgggatcagtaggatctgataagtatataaaaaaaaacactgttaacTATAactaagtcccaatgtcctcaaacaacaCAATAATCAAAAACATTCAACTAtagctgctgtcatattcacacacacacacacacacacacacacacacacacacatatatatatatatatatatatataagttgATGAATAGTGTCTGCTCATGTcgctgcagataacaagatgtaAAAACCATGTATAGCcttttttgtgactgaacaaaaaatattaattcatttcTATATAACAGGCTACATGtgatcaaaaacagaaatgtttgtaaataaggtcaggactataactcaataaattgggCATTACTGACATTAGCAGAAGCCTATGACACACATTAGACTTATACATATTTCTGAATCACCatgtggttgaatattattttgGGCCTACACAATTCAAGTAGCATTTTCATAGGCCTATCAATAACTGttttacacattcatacattttcGGCAATTGAAAAAACATGTCGTGTCcatattgcaatgaattgtgggttattaaatcagtgtcaagtctgctgaagtctgcagaaagtccacttgaggccccttgtggacttgttgaattgtggatttggacagccctCAGCAATCCCAGACTTCCCAGGAACACGCCCACACAGTTAGTGAGTCTGCAAgtgtggacatttggattcagttggacagtttcctgacagtttccattagccttgatgatgatgatgatgatgatgatgtctgaTATGATGTTGATAcattaaaatgttatcagactcatatatcagtttgttctcagtctccaattgttttaattatgacagATCAATTTCTTAAACTGCTTTCAGGGATTTCTGTAATATGTTCATGGTTCGGCCTCCATTTTATATGAATTGTCTGAAGTCTTATATGAAGTGTCTAACTATAAGGTTAATATTtttagagggaaaaaaaaccccaagacaacagctttcattaaagatcagtcagatatagtcaggtcttcacatctgtacagatgttattttaagaatcctcacttCCCACTGTCCAATGTTATATAGACTACAAATAGTTTAAGATAGTTAAAATGGCCAGAAATGTGAAGAATTGCATTGCAGGTTGTTTTAAGGTCTGCCCCTAAATTTCCTGCTTGTGCTCCTAAAATTTTTCAGTTAGGGGCAACAGTGCTCCAACTAATAAAGTCTAGAGCCCTGGGCTGCCGTCTTGTTTTTGCATGGATTAGCGCATTATGCTGTTActcccactagatggcacaaaaaagtgtccacagacGAGCACAATAGGtctaagtagaatgaagtataaggtcaagtaaacccaaaatgtgatgtcctcatgcGAGGACACAAAGTCTCCGGAGGATATTAAAAGATCCACACCGTTACCTGTCCAAAAAGATGTATGCATCGTTGCGGATGTAGTGCTGACGGATTAAAACTCCTAAATCAGCCAACATGAGTATGTTCTCACAAGGCAACAGACTGGACATACTGGCTTTACCTCTGGTTGGAATAACTTTTATTTGATCTGTCTGTAAACAAGATGTTTCATCAATTCATGGCATTTGAAATAGCAGATTTTGTGGCAGAAGGAATTTccaactcaaaaaaaaaaaaaaaaaaaaagacaaaatattgcaaacttctttttttctgtcatttaattCTGTACATATTCCACAAAGTCTGGAGATTACTGATGCCAAAATATCCCTTAGGAAAGTGCCATTAAAAGTTACTTCTTGCCGGGGCAGCAGTTAAAAATCCAACTCGTAGTAGCAACAGATCAGATCGATTTTATGGCACAGAGTACACAGTTATTCTCAGAAAATTTTCACAAGACAACTTACAAATGTTCTTATTCCAACCAACACCATTTTCAATATGTTTAGTGTACACAGCAtcgttttttttgttgttttttttaaa is a window from the Epinephelus fuscoguttatus linkage group LG15, E.fuscoguttatus.final_Chr_v1 genome containing:
- the LOC125901924 gene encoding uncharacterized protein LOC125901924 isoform X2, whose translation is MACGESGGNKNLLCLGILVVASSFCHCTRLTRLKALDKLRGNSTLSKGQAEGGDLRHGRLLIGQNSLQADELKGTKATENVLDVDTDYQEDMGWGEPKQPKGQVSGVSRPNSETYSAVVERLLRMEPKVECTGDSMKLQVQDAASTCGSLFFVDRGSRMSPLPLSKLPSSCGYTIKSTRRDLVLVAPYDGCFVALEEDSYILPLRWCGLPVRMSCPLTRQSSPNPPMVTCHAVGMVVKTTWTVSVADLHLKLNGNWEPLMKASPRCGFSVVVHPEGVVISVHYAPCLEKKDGMYTLELAGDGEIQISCPSLSPAQTEQPKKPGKVEHPSTPSLKNPAQSVLQVPKIPEAPSKKPNQEPKDVYHPPLPSYPNFFYPFPGKPNMNPAPTVQPSPQTVPPAKLPVTPKGQVPQPFIPSPFYPWPAQPVVPVAREGKDNPTIAPIPPEPEAPQGQVHQPSYPYPFYPQPVPEKPTAAPKPPQPEAPQGQVQQPSYPYPFYPQPEPEKPTAAPKPEPEAPQGQVQQPLYPYPFPFYPQPEKPTTAPKPPQPEAPQGQVQQPFYPYPFPFYPQPEPEKPTAAPKPPQPEAPQGQVQQPFYPQPEPEKPTAAPRPPQPEAPQGQVQQPFYPYPFYRQPEPEKPTAAPKPPQPEAPQGQVQQPFYPYPFPFYPQPEKPTTAPKPPQPEAPQGQVHKPFYPFYRQPAPEYQPAAVPKPPATETPKGQEQKPAYPQDPQPETPYMPPVYCPQFCPLGFSNCCPQIAFHQHLHQIVPAGIGSENAPLHYPLLPFLPSKVYNGFGNGLSSAPPFQMPTEATTTSTSAPTSSQSLPYGKEKQPPDGNPAVLNILSMPNKPEQPIYPYIVPNSLYPNWPYLLQNSPQHQPPAHYNMPSKPQTPGSDPVNPLLQYEPHNLQPPKQQNSQLPASFMPYNGQYLQQQQNQPTAKELQPSNQNPSDSKEPMPPKVQSELDPFLIPYYMLQDDQSKTQDKSTTPNPLQPSWNASRKSPKPEQTVHPYSDPKSYVLLQHGPPGREPNRLNESPLHFKYPAGDADFLAQNPARQHSGKPQHPENSKPPHEKPQHPKQPGKEISSPFPKVNYMPRSGDNSDVPFYSSNGPHFAPLPQDPSVSTTHLNPKFKGFWRPMTPLGSGQRIQPLVPGTSFKRRSSTADDQAKGLNQPIQREVGNWKP
- the LOC125901924 gene encoding uncharacterized protein LOC125901924 isoform X1; translated protein: MACGESGGNKNLLCLGILVVASSFCHCTRLTRLKALDKLRGNSTLSKGQAEGGDLRHGRLLIGQNSLQADELKGTKATENVLDVDTDYQEDMGWGEPKQPKGQVSGVSRPNSETYSAVVERLLRMEPKVECTGDSMKLQVQDAASTCGSLFFVDRGSRMSPLPLSKLPSSCGYTIKSTRRDLVLVAPYDGCFVALEEDSYILPLRWCGLPVRMSCPLTRQSSPNPPMVTCHAVGMVVKTTWTVSVADLHLKLNGNWEPLMKASPRCGFSVVVHPEGVVISVHYAPCLEKKDGMYTLELAGDGEIQISCPSLSPAQTEQPKKPGKVEHPSTPSLKNPAQSVLQVPKIPEAPSKKPNQEPKDVYHPPLPSYPNFFYPFPGKPNMNPAPTVQPSPQTVPPAKLPVTPKGQVPQPFIPSPFYPWPAQPVVPVAREGKDNPTIAPIPPEPEAPQGQVHQPSYPYPFYPQPVPEKPTAAPKPPQPEAPQGQVQQPSYPYPFYPQPEPEKPTAAPKPEPEAPQGQVQQPLYPYPFPFYPQPEKPTTAPKPPQPEAPQGQVQQPFYPYPFPFYPQPEPEKPTAAPKPPQPEAPQGQVQQPFYPYPFHPQPEKPTAAPKPPQPEAPRGQVQQPFYPQPEPEKPTAAPRPPQPEAPQGQVQQPFYPYPFYRQPEPEKPTAAPKPPQPEAPQGQVQQPFYPYPFPFYPQPEKPTTAPKPPQPEAPQGQVHKPFYPFYRQPAPEYQPAAVPKPPATETPKGQEQKPAYPQDPQPETPYMPPVYCPQFCPLGFSNCCPQIAFHQHLHQIVPAGIGSENAPLHYPLLPFLPSKVYNGFGNGLSSAPPFQMPTEATTTSTSAPTSSQSLPYGKEKQPPDGNPAVLNILSMPNKPEQPIYPYIVPNSLYPNWPYLLQNSPQHQPPAHYNMPSKPQTPGSDPVNPLLQYEPHNLQPPKQQNSQLPASFMPYNGQYLQQQQNQPTAKELQPSNQNPSDSKEPMPPKVQSELDPFLIPYYMLQDDQSKTQDKSTTPNPLQPSWNASRKSPKPEQTVHPYSDPKSYVLLQHGPPGREPNRLNESPLHFKYPAGDADFLAQNPARQHSGKPQHPENSKPPHEKPQHPKQPGKEISSPFPKVNYMPRSGDNSDVPFYSSNGPHFAPLPQDPSVSTTHLNPKFKGFWRPMTPLGSGQRIQPLVPGTSFKRRSSTADDQAKGLNQPIQREVGNWKP